The DNA segment CAAAGGCGACAAATGCCTCAAATATAGGCAACCCTCTGATTCTCTCCTAAAGAATGGGTAACATCTGAGAACTTGAGAATAAAATAAGCAACAGTAATAATGTACATTCAGAAGCTTAAGAAGTTGTAGCAGCCGTTGACTTCTCTAGCttttccttttcaatttctGCCCTTCTCTGCTCGGCGTGCTGGGCAACACCATTGGCAAGAGCTTGATAATTGAACTCAAGTGTCTGGGTGAGATTCTCAAATCTCAATGGATCCGATGATTGTATCActacaataaaaattattttgtaaggTGAGTGTGTAACATGATGACAATGGGGAACACTAAGCATTTTAGCTTACCTTTGATTGTATCCACGAAGAAAACAAAAGGATCAACCTCATCAATTGGGGACTGCAACTCTTCATCATCACTATAGTCCTCGTCTGAATCATCATCGTCCTCATCATTGGGCCTGAATGATTTCGCCTACATCCAACAGATGcagaatgaaaacaaaattcaaagatTGAACAATAAATTATAAGATGAACTGAAGCTACAATAATTGTACTTGGAGGGGGGAGGGACAGATTATCTCATTTGTTCGACTCATTTTAGAGAAATTTATAGCTAGTTTTTATCAGCTTCCTGAAAGAAGCTTTGATCCTGTCTTACTGGACCCAGTGTTGACATGGACCAAAATTTCTTACTAGGTGCACAGATcctaaagaaaaaataaattggtATGTGGAATAAAAACCAACAAAATGGTACCACTATATATTGGCAGCAGCTGCAGCAAGAGACTGCTGAGCCTAGATGGTTATAAAACAAGATCTAAAATTATAAGATTAGTTtcaaaattaacaaataaaaaattattttaacgtTAAACTTCAGGTTTTTCATTTGTTCTCTATACTTATTTCAATAGTGAacttcataataaaatatattacagACACAACTACAATTCAACCAAAACCGAACCACATAAGGATGAACACTTTTTTAAATTCACTAGTCTAGATTTCAAATTTGACTAAACTGGgtctttcaaaattcaatgaaaACTATAATGACCTGACCAGAAGATGAACTACTAGAATATCCATCTTGCAGCTCATATCTGCATATAGACATACTATAGAACTCATATGCAAGCAAATGTTTTTAAGGCCAGCATATCCAGATACCTGTTCAGCCAACTTTCTAAGTGTGATAGTATCACCATCGTCCCCGTCATCAGCATCAACTCCCATTTCCTTGTCAAAACCACTGCCATCCTCATCTTCATCATCAGTTTGAAAACCATCCATATCATCGTCATCTTCAGCTTCTTCCTCCTTTGCAGCTTCTGCAATCAGTACAATAAACATGAAAATTAGGCACTAACAAAACTACTGTTAGGAGTTTAGGCCAAGCAACCGATACAAATGACATCAGTCTACCCCCCAAAAATATGATTGTGAGAACTCAGTTACAGAGACAAGGAAGACATAAGACCTGCAACTTGATCCTTGTAGGCAACTAGAAGATCAAGATTCGCCCGAAACACCCTTCCTAAAGCCTCTGCCGGCAATTGATCAGAAGGAAGTGCCAGTAATGACGTCAAACCAAGGCAGCATACTTTCTTTTCATGTTCCCTGCACATACAATGTTTGTTTACCATCACCAGACACATTCAATTTGTCATCAGACAATCTCTATACTGTTGTACAGAAGCATGTTGGCAACATACAAAGTAAAATGGGAACAAGTGATAGCAAAAGGTAAAATTAACAAACCTTTTAAAATTAGCACGCATTCCACTCTTCTTAACTTGTTGTAGCAACTGGAACCAAAGATGGAAGATTTCTGATGCAACACCTAGCTTTTGCAATATGCTGAGAGTCAGTGCTGCGTTGTAGTAAAGAGCATCTGCAATCTGAAAAAAGCAACTCGTCTTAGAACAGGTATTGAGCGTACATCAATACAACAGACACCAGCACAATCAAGATATCATCAGAACATTATAGCCAAAGAGCAACAAAATCTGTTTTCATCATTACTTTAGTCATTCGTGTAATTCAACCATTGAATGTAACATTCCCTTACCACTTGCATGAAAAGACATTTCAAATATGATTTTTCAGTGTGACGCAGGCGTTCAACAGTAATTCTAAGATATGGTTCAACCCAGTGATCCACATGTCCTCTGCAATTCTGGAACACAACTTCAATAAGCTTGGGAGCTGGTACAATATCATTGTCCTCCATATTTTTATCTGACATAACCTATATATGATATAAAAATCAGAGACCTCGGTAAtaacacaaaaaataataatgatcaCTGATCAACCACCAGGCTCCAACCAAATAGTTGATGCTTTAAGTAATAAGGTAAAAATAACTCACTGATGAAATCATGTTCCACAAACTCTGTTGATAGTCCGGTTCTTTGCAAGAAAGGAATTGAGCAGTTCCCCTCGAAATATAATTGTCCAAAGGAACCAAAATATCTGCAAAAAAGAGATCATATAGAAGGATGATAAATTTCCAAGCAGGTCAAGATAAGATAGACTAGAAATATGCTTGTCTTGAAAAGTGAAAGCAACAACTATTTGAAACCCAAGTTCAATGTAAACAGACCAGAACAGGTATCAATACCAGGTCTGTGTATGAAAGTAAAAAGGAGGaactatgcattcaagaacaaaactaaaaatattgaCATCAGTTACTAACAAACATGCATTTTGTAAAGGAATCAGAAAACCACTAAACCACAAAAGCAAAAAGGATATGGACATGACATAATCACCACAATCAAGCAAAGGAAATTTGACGAGAAACagcatttattaaaatatataattattcagCACATGTTTGCATAAAGCTAACTCCACAAGCTTCTAACTTTAGAATTGAGACCAATAATTTCAAGTCTAAGGAGAAGAATATGAACTTAGTAATTATACCTTGGATTGTTACAAAATGAGTTCTGAAGAAATACAACACTTAGTCATAGAATCATTTTCACTTATATTTTGGAAAGACGAAAAACAGCATGGAATGTACATTAATTTGTTCCTAttgaagaaatatatttttgggaAAATAGAAAGATTGTATTTAGAACATGGCAATTATTACACTTGGGACGAGACTTTCCAGGTTTCAAAGATAAGTTGTGATCACTGCCCTAGAGACCCTGGCAGAAGAGTCTAAAGGTGCTGCTGCACATCCACATTATCCAACCATTTGGCCAGTACACGCAGCAAGAAGAACCACAGAGAATTCAAGTTGGGATAGTCGAAAAACATAAAATCTGATAGCAAACCAATAAATAACACAAACAAACCTAACTACAAGAAAAAGGATTGGCACTGTTCAAGTTCGCCACAAGGGGTTGAAGCCAAGgaaaattttcattaaaatcATTTAGAAGACCATGAACATTGCCCAAATAGTCACCCACAGTGCCACCAAACTGTAGACAGACACTCAACATGACTTTGGCAAAATGCCCACACTAGTGTTGACTGtcatttcatttatataaagaATCTTCGCTTGCACCCACATAGCTTGACAAGTATCATGAGCACGAAAATTCTGCTTTAAACGACTAAGAGAGGACTTAAGGATTGGAACTATGTCCCCTTTCAGCTTGGGTCATTAGGCATTTGAAGCCCAAGTCATATTTATCAACTCTATGGTCTTAATATTTCTAACATCAGTTCTACTTTGTTATTTTCCATGGAAAATAGATGTTATTTCTTATCAAAATAGCACCAACTAGGACTCGGGCTTCCAACATCAAACTTAAGAAGAGATTGGGCATGATAACTGCTCATACTTCAACATATTCACAGGAAGATATGAGATATATATTGCTTTTAACCAGAGAAAATTGTCCATGTTGTATGTTTAGCTTGTTTCTTTATTAATAGAAACACTCCATTGTTGTGTTCATCTTCTGGTTAATTCTCCAGCTTTAATatcgaaaaataaaatagaccATTCAAAGATTATGTAAACTATGTATTAAGACATTAGCATAGAAAAAAGAGTTAAAAGTTGTTAGAAGCACATACTTGGAAAGAAATCAATTGCCCAATCAGCCAGTGCTTCAATCATCAATGGCCAAAGACTCCACATATCCAACGATATTGTTGGAGAGAAAAAAGTCATATAAGATACAATCTCCAAAACTTCTTCAAAAACCTCTGTAGACACACAACGAAGATAGTAGAAATTAGTGAAAATCCaagcaaaattaaaatatacaaaccATGGTTTACATATCACAGTCTAATAATTACACAAACACAAATACAGGGTCCAAGAAATTAAAGAAGCAAATATATAAAGGCTTCAAAAGTTTTTCAGCATCACATTCATTTTAATAAGTTCAAGCATGTAGAGGAAGTCCTAAATAGCGATCAACTACTTCATACAGCCATCTTAAAGTGTTACGAAACATTACTAGAAGGGGAAGAAAAATCCATTATTATTGCCCATTTCTTACAGAAAAAATATACTTGCACAAGGCTTAACAACCAGAATAACTGTACAGCTGGACAACTGCCAAAAAGAACAAGATGGgtttttttttaccattttGGCTAATAAATAAGAAGGAATTCTAAAATAATAGGCctgctttttttttctctccatgTACAAATTTACTCCAGCTCGCTTCTGAGTGTCTATCATTGGACCAATTTTTATGATTAGCTTCAATGGTCTAGACAGAAAAATAGAACGCTTTTGTGGAAATGCACAAAATATACAAATGTTTTGGTGCATATGGTCAGAGACTGAAACTTAGAATTTTTAAAGGGGTTGTTTTAGCACAACAATTGTCAGAGATAAGATTAAGCAGTTGGCCTTTATTTCGTAGAAACTACCTATATTTTTAAGGAGTTTTTAACTAAGATGCTGAGAGATTTTAGCAAGCTTTGCTTAATTGGTGATTCTGTTTTCTTTGTACCCTCTTCTCCAAAACTTCTGTAATTCTTAATGAAAAGATGTGTATATACACATAACACGAACACAAAATAATGACAGAGCAAAATGCAGGACAGATATTGTCATGTGTGAGGGCAGCATAGAGAGAGGTACCTTGACCATCATTTGTCAACATTCTGCGCATTATAGGAAGCAAAGTTGGCTCAATTTGAACAAAAAGGTGAGGAAGCCTGCTCACTGATTCAAGTATTGTACTAATAGCACGTAAACAACCAACAGCAGCCAGAGCACCCGGATCATCAGCTTCATCATCAGCTTCTGCAGTGTTCATACACCTCCAAAATGCAGCGGcctgtaatttaaaataaaaccaaattatttttatgCTACCTCtagaaattgttaaaaaattcttttaacAATTTGTGAAAGGAAAACAAATATTACCAAATTTTGGCACAACCCAAGGGCATAAGGGGCCATCTCTTCCCCAAACTTGTCCACAATAGTCTCCAATGTGAACACAAGGTCCTCATTCTCAACCTCATTCATAAGTTTGAAAAACTCTGGATAAAATTTTGCTTGGTTAAAACTTATTCAGCTAGTCAAATAATAATTCTGGAGTGAAACAAAATTCTCACACCATCATACCATCAAGGAGTTGAGGAAGAATAGGACGAATTTCATTCAAATCTGCATAAGCAtgtcatgaaaaaaaaaacaggtaTAAACAACATTAATcgtatagaaaaaaaaatcatattaattacaaaaaatacGAAGAGAAGGTAAAAGCCACCTTTACAGGCTTCAATAAAAGAGCGCAAAGCAAAAACAGAATCGACCCGCACAGGAAGTTCTGAATCCTGCATTCTGGATACCACACACTGCAAAGCCTTTCGGAAATTGTCCTGATCTGAAAAGTTAATATGGGCATACTGTCCAGCCACCCATGCTGCCTGTTTTTcgaacaaaaaataaattatagtttAAATAAATAGTTCCATAGTCTGAGTAAATTTTAGATAACTCAAcgaaatcaaataaaatatgcaTTTGCAAATAATGTTTCATTTAGTTAGTATAGAACACAGTGAATAACAGCCAAAAACCCTTATTTTTTCCAGCCGTGCCAAGGATGTTAATTGCACCATTAACAAATATGCCCATTGTATGCGCCTTTTGCATCCATATACAGCACTCAAGACTGCATATAGAACAGATCTACTGATTATATGAAGCACAAGTTGAGAAACTTAGAAGTAGATCCTGCTTTTGTGAGTAACTCTAGAAAGCAGATCTAGAAATCTTTGGGCACTGATCAGATATTATCTTCCTCTTATCATCCCATTTGAATTTCAAGACCCTTGAGGGTATTGTATCATTTTTGGATGAAGGGTACTGTATGCAAATATGAATAGAACAATGTTACTTGACTATTGTTAAATTGGATTTCATAGCTGTTGGGTACCTGCTTATAGAAAAAGCTCAGTTGTGTTTAGGAGACTggaatgataataaaaaaagtgcAGCACAGTTCTTTGATTTCTGTTTTTCTCTCTCCCCCCTCCCCCTCTCTCTGTTATGTTTCTTCATCCATATTTCTCTTTCATTCTGTCTTTCTATTTCTTCTCTTTCCCACCAAAGTCCAACATCACATTGATATTAATGGAGATAAAAACTATAATTGGAGATCGTACCTTAGCCCTAAGGTGGCCAACAGGACTGCTGAACTCGGGAAAGACATGTTGCACTAACATTCGCTCAAGTTCAGACTTGTATGGCTCAGTCTGCTTCAATTTGTCACAAAGTGCCCCGATGGCAAGGAGAGCACCATCTTTCTGTCTGTAGGGCTTGTATTCTGCAGAAGCTTCATCATACCTAGTGCAGAGCAAATCATAAATATTGCACCCAATTATAGATCATTCATTCTAACAGTAAACCATTACCTTCTGAAAATTTCAAcaataaattgaataaatttttgaagaTTTTCTTTCCCCCGTTTCCGAACCAACTCACTCACAAAATCCATGGAAGCGGTCCTAGGACTATACAAATCTTCAATAATGTCTGTAACAAAGAATTAGAAGCCATAAGAAATCCCAGTGCAATTTATTGAAATATTGTTTGCATACACACCAACGTAACTTACCATAGCCTTTCCTTACATATTCATGTGGATCTTCATCCCAAAGCTTTTGATCATTATCATTAAAGCACATAAGGGGGAACACTATTTCAAAAAGAAGGACATCAAGCCGTGGTTGCAGCAGAGTATACATACTATTCCTTGAGATACTGCATATGATGCCAAAACAGAGAAATAATTAATGTGTGCTCTCTAGTGGCACCAAATATAGCACTCAACAACTCATGATCACTATCCAAATGCCCTAACTATACAGACAATAACAACTTTCTTCTTGGTCTGATTTGACATTCAGGAATGAGAAAGATACATTCATGAAGAACCAATAGCAGAAATATACTAGCATCACACATGGGGCACTCATTTCTATAGTAACAGCTACAGGTACAAAGCCTCAAGACCCCATGACAATAGATGCTCTACTACAATGTCAAGCATTTACTCCTCCTTTAGCTTTCAGAAGATTGAACTTCGGTGTTTACTAGGTTCATGTTATAAGAGTTTTTGAATAAGTTCACTGAAATCCTGAATTTACGATGAGCAGCAATTATTGGAATAAGTCTTGCGAGTGAGATTTATTTAATGCATACCATAAGCTTATAATTGCAGATAGAATATCAAttgatatttgaaaaataattggaTATAATGCAGAACACAGAAATCACACAAATACAATACACCTGTCTTCCTAAAGACAAAAGTAGTAACCACAAACTTCAAATAATGACACATATGTACACCCCCCATTATGAAATACACACTAATAAATAACTGCTATCAGTTATTTTCAATGAATAATTGTCATTGAGGCACTTTCTAATTGTAATACAGATTAATGTAGAACAGTTAATGAAGGATAAGATATCTTTTataacaattataataatacaTTACTGTTTCTAACTTCTACACATAACAGGAACTATTATTACACATGTCTAAAAATACATCATGACCCATCAACTGTCCAGATCCCACCATTGCACTAAGCACACTACGGTCGTACATTCTTACACAGGAAAAAGTTAAGACAACAGGCATTGCTTACACGTGTTAGTACTGTTTTACTGGACAGTTATATTGCTGTTAATCgtttagatttcaatttttgTATAGTAGCTAGCTTTTACATAGCTGTAACTATGAGTTGTTACAATTAGTTTAACTCTATATAAAGAGCTTCATGTATTCTGTTGCAAGCACCTCATATACAGCAATAGAATCAgttattttctttctctataTCAATTCAACATGGTATCCAACTCTTGAACAGGCTTTTGTGGCAGAAAACCTTGGCAATCTTCCTCCTCCTCCCATCCCATCCTCTGCTGCTTCTGCCAAAATCTCAGAGAAGCTTGATGATTTCAACTTCTTGCTATGGCAACAAGAGGTTAAGTCATGTATTAAACCACATTGTCTTCAAACATTTTGTTTTGATCCATCGATTCCTCTTTTGATTTGTTACTGAAGATGGTTGTGATGCTGGAAAAATCAATCCAACATATAGCACTTAACAGCAAGATCAAATGTTGTTGACACACTCTAAGTTTATAGCACCCCATTTCTTTCTAGTCTTGGGTAGCCTTCATTCTTATCAAGTTTGCGATAAAGTTCCTgattattttcataaacaaaTGTATACTCTACAACAACTTTGCATTGAACTTCAATCCAAAATTCTTGAAGATTGTCTGACGGCAGAGTTTCTTATGAGTTAAAGCGTTAATCAATTGTCTCACTTCTACTCTATTGGAGATCTTGTTTCTCTCCAAGAACACATCCATGGAAGTTATTTTTGAAGAATTGCCTCAAGACCGTGATTTTGTCATTTTTGTCATTGAAAGTAAGTTTGAACCGCTACCAATTGAAGAAATTGAAACTTTACTTCTTGTTCATGAATCTCACCTACAAAAGTTTTGAAAGAAAGTTTGCTGGATGCTGCCCCTGTAAATTTAACTTAAGGTTCGTTGTCCAAAACGAATTCACTAAATGAAGAGAGCAATACTGTTGTTCCATCAAAATCTGCACA comes from the Phaseolus vulgaris cultivar G19833 chromosome 8, P. vulgaris v2.0, whole genome shotgun sequence genome and includes:
- the LOC137823326 gene encoding importin beta-like SAD2 codes for the protein MDLPSLAVILQAALSPNPDERKAAEQSLNQFQYAPQHLVRLLQIIVDNNVDMGVRQVASIHFKNFIAKNWSPIDDTQQKISQSDKDVVRDHILVFVTQVPPLLRVQLGECLKTVIHSDYPEQWPHLLDWVKHNLQDQQVYGALFVLRILSRKYEFKSDEERVPVYRIVEETFPHLLNIFNGLVQIVNPSLEVADLIKLICKIFWSSIYLEIPKLLFDQNIFNAWMMLFLNILERPVPSEGQPVDPDLRKSWGWWKVKKWTVHILNRLYTRFGDLKLQNPENRAFAQMFQKHYAGKILECHLNLLNVVRVGGYLPDRVINLILQYLSNSISRNSMYTLLQPRLDVLLFEIVFPLMCFNDNDQKLWDEDPHEYVRKGYDIIEDLYSPRTASMDFVSELVRKRGKENLQKFIQFIVEIFRRYDEASAEYKPYRQKDGALLAIGALCDKLKQTEPYKSELERMLVQHVFPEFSSPVGHLRAKAAWVAGQYAHINFSDQDNFRKALQCVVSRMQDSELPVRVDSVFALRSFIEACKDLNEIRPILPQLLDEFFKLMNEVENEDLVFTLETIVDKFGEEMAPYALGLCQNLAAAFWRCMNTAEADDEADDPGALAAVGCLRAISTILESVSRLPHLFVQIEPTLLPIMRRMLTNDGQEVFEEVLEIVSYMTFFSPTISLDMWSLWPLMIEALADWAIDFFPNILVPLDNYISRGTAQFLSCKEPDYQQSLWNMISSVMSDKNMEDNDIVPAPKLIEVVFQNCRGHVDHWVEPYLRITVERLRHTEKSYLKCLFMQVIADALYYNAALTLSILQKLGVASEIFHLWFQLLQQVKKSGMRANFKREHEKKVCCLGLTSLLALPSDQLPAEALGRVFRANLDLLVAYKDQVAEAAKEEEAEDDDDMDGFQTDDEDEDGSGFDKEMGVDADDGDDGDTITLRKLAEQAKSFRPNDEDDDDSDEDYSDDEELQSPIDEVDPFVFFVDTIKVIQSSDPLRFENLTQTLEFNYQALANGVAQHAEQRRAEIEKEKLEKSTAATTS